The following coding sequences lie in one Cyanobacterium sp. Dongsha4 genomic window:
- the ubiE gene encoding bifunctional demethylmenaquinone methyltransferase/2-methoxy-6-polyprenyl-1,4-benzoquinol methylase UbiE — MKSTPQPQEIQEMFNRIAPVYDSLNDWLSLGLHRIWKLMAVKWTNPQPQSVALDLCCGSGDLTFLLRQQISKGRVIGVDFSSELLDIAQVKSENKGYENIEWVKADVLSLPFQDNTFDCVTMGYGLRNVKDIPSCLREINRVLKPNGRAAILDFHQPSNYFVANIQKWYLDNIVVTMADWLGKKEDYAYIYPSLQRFLRGDRQIELARQIGFSQSVHYPLLGEMMGVLVLTK; from the coding sequence ATGAAATCGACTCCGCAACCTCAAGAAATTCAAGAAATGTTTAACCGCATTGCCCCTGTTTATGATTCACTCAATGATTGGCTGAGTCTGGGATTACACCGAATTTGGAAGTTGATGGCGGTAAAATGGACTAATCCTCAACCTCAAAGTGTTGCTTTAGATTTATGTTGTGGTAGTGGTGATTTAACTTTTTTGTTGCGTCAACAGATAAGTAAAGGAAGAGTTATTGGAGTTGATTTTTCCTCTGAGTTACTCGATATTGCTCAGGTTAAGTCGGAAAATAAGGGATATGAGAATATAGAATGGGTTAAAGCAGATGTGTTGAGCTTACCTTTTCAAGATAATACTTTTGACTGCGTCACAATGGGATATGGTTTAAGAAATGTTAAAGATATTCCTTCTTGTTTGAGAGAAATCAATCGGGTATTAAAACCCAATGGAAGAGCGGCGATTCTTGACTTTCATCAACCCTCCAATTATTTTGTTGCGAATATACAAAAATGGTATTTAGATAATATTGTGGTGACTATGGCGGATTGGTTGGGCAAGAAAGAAGATTATGCCTATATTTATCCCAGTTTACAACGTTTCCTCAGAGGCGATCGCCAAATTGAATTGGCACGGCAAATAGGTTTTTCTCAATCAGTTCATTATCCACTATTAGGAGAAATGATGGGAGTTTTGGTGTTAACTAAGTGA